One genomic window of Trichlorobacter lovleyi includes the following:
- a CDS encoding mechanosensitive ion channel family protein, whose protein sequence is MLRIILSVCFCLLIPLAPAHAAKAKETKAAVAAAPAAPALPEAQVLLDGKPVLTIRIKVASFSPADRARTISDRLQKLVKDPQFRPELLAVSEAETSSEILAGDLVLMSINDGDAAVEGKKRSQLAQEHLGRIKQALVERQSIYSMNSILFGVGYSLLATLVLAFLVGVTNRLVPKLVEKLSGWKETRIRSIRFQNIEFLSADRIVAVLISLVRWLRIVWVVGLLYLYLPLVFSFFPWTQGLAAKLYAYIEAPVVKVGSAVVMYLPNIFFIAVIVICTHYVIKFTAFVFAEVEKGTIVIPGFYRDWANPSFKIARFLIIAFAAVVLFPYLPGSDSPAFKGVSVFLGVLFSLGSTSAIGNIVAGVILTYMRAFSLGDRVKIAETMGDVVEKTLLVTRIRTIKHEDITIPNAMVLGSHITNYSSSSQQYGLILHTTVTIGYDAPWRQVHQLLIDAATATENILTLPAPFVLQTSLDDFYVSYQINAYTDRPSIMACTYSLLHQHIQDKFNEGGIEIMSPHYATLRDGNQTTIPADYLPDDYRAPGFRTEPAGR, encoded by the coding sequence ATGCTGAGAATCATACTGTCGGTTTGTTTCTGTCTGCTCATCCCCCTTGCACCTGCCCATGCCGCCAAAGCAAAAGAGACCAAGGCTGCCGTTGCCGCTGCACCAGCAGCACCTGCCTTGCCGGAAGCCCAAGTCCTGCTGGATGGCAAACCGGTCCTGACCATCAGGATCAAGGTAGCTTCGTTCTCACCGGCAGACCGGGCTCGCACCATTTCAGACCGGCTGCAGAAGCTGGTTAAGGATCCTCAGTTCAGGCCAGAACTACTCGCTGTTTCAGAGGCTGAAACATCCAGTGAGATTCTGGCCGGTGATCTGGTCCTGATGAGTATCAACGATGGAGATGCCGCTGTAGAGGGGAAAAAACGCAGCCAGCTGGCACAGGAACATTTGGGCAGGATCAAGCAGGCTTTGGTGGAGAGACAGTCGATATACAGTATGAACAGCATCCTGTTCGGGGTGGGATATTCACTGCTGGCCACACTGGTCCTGGCGTTTCTAGTGGGGGTGACCAACCGGCTGGTTCCAAAGCTGGTTGAAAAGCTGAGCGGCTGGAAGGAAACCCGCATCCGCTCGATCCGCTTCCAAAACATCGAGTTCCTGAGTGCCGACCGGATAGTTGCCGTTCTTATTTCCCTGGTGCGCTGGCTCCGTATTGTCTGGGTGGTGGGACTGCTTTATCTCTATCTGCCGCTGGTATTCAGTTTTTTCCCCTGGACCCAAGGGCTGGCAGCAAAGCTGTATGCCTATATTGAGGCTCCGGTCGTCAAGGTCGGTAGCGCTGTGGTCATGTACCTGCCAAATATCTTCTTCATTGCGGTTATCGTCATCTGCACCCACTATGTGATCAAATTTACCGCTTTCGTCTTTGCCGAGGTGGAAAAAGGCACCATTGTCATTCCCGGTTTCTACCGTGACTGGGCCAACCCCAGCTTCAAGATTGCCCGTTTTCTGATCATCGCCTTTGCAGCAGTGGTGCTGTTCCCCTACCTGCCGGGCTCAGACTCGCCAGCCTTCAAGGGGGTTTCCGTTTTTCTGGGTGTGCTGTTCTCGCTGGGCTCAACCTCGGCCATTGGAAATATCGTGGCCGGTGTGATCCTGACCTACATGCGGGCCTTTTCACTGGGGGATCGGGTCAAGATTGCCGAAACCATGGGAGATGTGGTGGAAAAGACCCTGCTGGTGACCCGCATCCGCACCATTAAACATGAGGACATCACCATTCCCAACGCCATGGTGCTGGGCAGCCATATCACCAACTATAGCTCATCGTCACAGCAGTACGGCCTGATCCTGCACACCACCGTCACCATCGGCTACGACGCCCCCTGGCGACAGGTGCACCAACTGCTGATCGACGCAGCCACAGCCACCGAGAACATCCTGACACTACCAGCCCCTTTTGTGCTGCAGACCAGCCTGGATGACTTCTATGTCAGTTATCAGATCAACGCCTATACTGACCGCCCTTCGATCATGGCTTGCACTTACTCACTCTTGCATCAACATATCCAGGACAAGTTCAATGAGGGGGGGATTGAAATCATGTCCCCCCATTATGCCACCCTGCGGGATGGCAACCAGACCACCATACCGGCTGATTATCTGCCTGATGATTACCGGGCTCCCGGGTTCAGGACAGAACCGGCAGGACGTTGA
- a CDS encoding cation:proton antiporter, producing MTEVSYAFILAGVVIMAGFFGNVFFEKTKIPDVLVLLGIGILLGPVGGFVKPENLHHMAEYVGSLALLVILFEGGMDLDLNRLLEEFGSAALLVLLSFCLTTGAIASYLHFILGWEVRQGLLLGSIIGCTSAAIVIPIISRLNISEEIKTTLSVESALSDVLAVVLTISLIGAIQIGQKDPTAPFKAVVASFSTAIVIGWLTGLVWLKVLDLMRGKKLAYMLTLAAIMITFGSVRVVGGSGAIAVLMIGLVLGNADSFTRFLKIKEPLSVNWSIRFLHDEITFFIRTFFFVYLGMMFSFKELNTDFLMVCGSILLIMLLFRFVSTELAIRVYPDKAQDRFLIMLMMPRGLASAVLATLPTAAGIAGTENFVAITFGVIIVSNMIMTAGMFFLNLDKADAPEQPL from the coding sequence ATGACTGAAGTGTCCTATGCATTCATATTAGCCGGTGTAGTTATCATGGCTGGTTTTTTCGGGAATGTTTTCTTTGAAAAGACCAAGATACCTGACGTGCTGGTATTACTTGGTATCGGCATCCTGCTTGGACCGGTCGGAGGTTTCGTCAAACCAGAAAACCTCCATCACATGGCTGAATATGTTGGGTCACTGGCACTCCTGGTTATTCTGTTCGAAGGCGGCATGGATCTTGATTTAAACCGGCTGCTGGAAGAATTTGGCTCTGCCGCCCTGCTGGTACTGCTTTCGTTCTGCCTGACGACCGGTGCAATTGCATCGTATCTGCACTTCATCCTTGGCTGGGAGGTTCGGCAGGGCCTGCTGCTGGGATCAATCATCGGCTGTACCAGTGCAGCAATTGTTATCCCGATCATCAGCCGTCTTAATATCTCTGAAGAAATAAAGACCACACTATCCGTTGAATCCGCACTCAGCGATGTCCTGGCGGTTGTATTGACGATATCGCTGATTGGTGCGATCCAGATCGGACAAAAGGATCCGACGGCACCTTTCAAGGCTGTTGTTGCCTCCTTTTCTACGGCAATTGTTATTGGCTGGCTCACCGGCCTGGTCTGGCTGAAGGTGCTGGATCTGATGCGCGGGAAAAAACTGGCCTACATGCTGACGCTTGCCGCAATCATGATAACCTTCGGCAGTGTACGGGTAGTTGGTGGTAGCGGTGCAATAGCCGTGCTGATGATCGGCCTTGTGTTGGGCAATGCTGATTCGTTTACCCGCTTTCTTAAAATTAAAGAGCCCTTGTCAGTTAACTGGAGCATCAGATTTCTGCACGACGAAATCACTTTTTTCATCAGAACATTTTTTTTCGTCTATCTGGGCATGATGTTCTCATTCAAGGAACTAAACACTGATTTTCTTATGGTATGCGGGAGTATACTCCTGATCATGCTGCTTTTCCGTTTTGTCAGTACCGAACTTGCCATCCGGGTTTATCCAGACAAGGCCCAGGATCGTTTTCTGATCATGCTGATGATGCCACGCGGTCTGGCTTCAGCTGTGCTGGCAACGCTTCCGACTGCAGCAGGTATAGCAGGAACTGAAAACTTTGTTGCAATAACATTCGGCGTTATAATCGTTTCAAATATGATCATGACTGCCGGCATGTTTTTTCTGAACTTAGACAAAGCTGACGCCCCGGAACAACCACTTTGA